A portion of the Oncorhynchus gorbuscha isolate QuinsamMale2020 ecotype Even-year linkage group LG19, OgorEven_v1.0, whole genome shotgun sequence genome contains these proteins:
- the LOC124006206 gene encoding dehydrogenase/reductase SDR family member 13-like isoform X2, with protein sequence MTIQHNTGTLPSQGIYMPGTTEDGLGMMFSVNHIGPFLLTNLLVDRMKECGPSRVVNVSSIGHNFGTIDFNCLSTHKELGVGNSATDVFNIYANSKLCNVLFTHELAKRLQGTNVTCYTLHPGAINSELFRNVSKVFMILMKPFLMFFFKDTVAGSQTTLHCALQEGLEPLSGCYFSNCTVRNLYAKARDNAVAKKLWEVSESLSGLSS encoded by the exons atgactatccaacacaacactggaactcttccaagtcaag GTATTTACATGCCAGGCACCACAGAGGACGGCTTGGGGATGATGTTTAGTGTCAACCACATCGGTCCCTTCCTGTTGACCAACCTGCTGGTAGACCGTATGAAGGAGTGTGGTCCGAGTCGAGTGGTCAACGTGTCATCCATCGGCCATAACTTCGGCACCATCGACTTCAACTGTTTGAGCACTCACAAGGAGTTAGGAGTTGGAAATTCTGCCACAGATGTTTTCAACATCTACGCCAACAGCAAGCTGTGTAATGTTCTCTTCACGCATGAGCTGGCCAAGAGACTGCAGGGCACAAATGTTACCTGCTACACCCTTCACCCAG GAGCCATCAACTCTGAACTATTTCGCAATGTCAGCAAGGTGTTCATGATTCTGATGAAGCCTTTCCTCATGTTCTTCTTCAAGGACACTGTGGCGGGGTCTCAGACCACCCTACACTGTGCCCTGCAGGAGGGCCTGGAGCCCCTCTCTGGATGCTACTTTTCTAACTGTACAGTCAGGAACCTCTATGCTAAGGCCAGAGACAACGCAGTGGCCAAGAAGCTATGGGAAGTCAGTGAGAGTCTGAGTGGCCTATCCTCTTAA
- the LOC124006206 gene encoding dehydrogenase/reductase SDR family member 13-like isoform X1, whose protein sequence is MQLDLGSLKSVRSFAETFLKTEPRLDLLINNAGIYMPGTTEDGLGMMFSVNHIGPFLLTNLLVDRMKECGPSRVVNVSSIGHNFGTIDFNCLSTHKELGVGNSATDVFNIYANSKLCNVLFTHELAKRLQGTNVTCYTLHPGAINSELFRNVSKVFMILMKPFLMFFFKDTVAGSQTTLHCALQEGLEPLSGCYFSNCTVRNLYAKARDNAVAKKLWEVSESLSGLSS, encoded by the exons ATGCAGCTGGATCTGGGGAGTCTGAAGTCTGTTCGCTCCTTTGCTGAAACCTTCCTAAAGACTGAACCCAGACTCGACCTGCTCATCAACAATGCAG GTATTTACATGCCAGGCACCACAGAGGACGGCTTGGGGATGATGTTTAGTGTCAACCACATCGGTCCCTTCCTGTTGACCAACCTGCTGGTAGACCGTATGAAGGAGTGTGGTCCGAGTCGAGTGGTCAACGTGTCATCCATCGGCCATAACTTCGGCACCATCGACTTCAACTGTTTGAGCACTCACAAGGAGTTAGGAGTTGGAAATTCTGCCACAGATGTTTTCAACATCTACGCCAACAGCAAGCTGTGTAATGTTCTCTTCACGCATGAGCTGGCCAAGAGACTGCAGGGCACAAATGTTACCTGCTACACCCTTCACCCAG GAGCCATCAACTCTGAACTATTTCGCAATGTCAGCAAGGTGTTCATGATTCTGATGAAGCCTTTCCTCATGTTCTTCTTCAAGGACACTGTGGCGGGGTCTCAGACCACCCTACACTGTGCCCTGCAGGAGGGCCTGGAGCCCCTCTCTGGATGCTACTTTTCTAACTGTACAGTCAGGAACCTCTATGCTAAGGCCAGAGACAACGCAGTGGCCAAGAAGCTATGGGAAGTCAGTGAGAGTCTGAGTGGCCTATCCTCTTAA
- the LOC124006206 gene encoding dehydrogenase/reductase SDR family member 13-like isoform X3, which translates to MPGTTEDGLGMMFSVNHIGPFLLTNLLVDRMKECGPSRVVNVSSIGHNFGTIDFNCLSTHKELGVGNSATDVFNIYANSKLCNVLFTHELAKRLQGTNVTCYTLHPGAINSELFRNVSKVFMILMKPFLMFFFKDTVAGSQTTLHCALQEGLEPLSGCYFSNCTVRNLYAKARDNAVAKKLWEVSESLSGLSS; encoded by the exons ATGCCAGGCACCACAGAGGACGGCTTGGGGATGATGTTTAGTGTCAACCACATCGGTCCCTTCCTGTTGACCAACCTGCTGGTAGACCGTATGAAGGAGTGTGGTCCGAGTCGAGTGGTCAACGTGTCATCCATCGGCCATAACTTCGGCACCATCGACTTCAACTGTTTGAGCACTCACAAGGAGTTAGGAGTTGGAAATTCTGCCACAGATGTTTTCAACATCTACGCCAACAGCAAGCTGTGTAATGTTCTCTTCACGCATGAGCTGGCCAAGAGACTGCAGGGCACAAATGTTACCTGCTACACCCTTCACCCAG GAGCCATCAACTCTGAACTATTTCGCAATGTCAGCAAGGTGTTCATGATTCTGATGAAGCCTTTCCTCATGTTCTTCTTCAAGGACACTGTGGCGGGGTCTCAGACCACCCTACACTGTGCCCTGCAGGAGGGCCTGGAGCCCCTCTCTGGATGCTACTTTTCTAACTGTACAGTCAGGAACCTCTATGCTAAGGCCAGAGACAACGCAGTGGCCAAGAAGCTATGGGAAGTCAGTGAGAGTCTGAGTGGCCTATCCTCTTAA